tttatttgtttgctgcTGCCTGCCTCAGTTTTCAGACTCACCTGGCACGTGTCCTGCCATACAAAAAATTTCACAGGAGAGTGGCCAGCCAGCACTGCAGTGTGATCTAAACACATTCGTGAGCgtgtgttttgctttgtgttgtaCTGAAAAGCCCTGTGTCCTGTTGACGTTACTGTTTTCCCTCCCACCACACTGACTCTTATGAGGCAGTCTGTTTTGTGCTGCTAAATACAGTGCTTTCACTGTTGTCATTGTAATTGTTCACCAACATTGTTTGTCGTCACTGTCATTATAACCTGACAACAGGTGAAAGGTTTGTTTTGTACtgattattgtgtgtgtgtgtgtgtgtgtgtgtgtgtgcgcgcgtgtgcacTATGTTTAGCAATGGGGCCTCAGGATGGTGATGTCTGCCTGGGCAACACCTTGGTCCATATTAAGATATTTCAATAAATACTGGCCAGAGTGCCATTAAGTTTAGTAAGGCGactcatggtccccagaggattaTGTGTGGAGTTTTAAATTACCCATAGTGCCACTTAGAGGTGTAAGTCTCCTCTTCACTGACACTTAAGTCACTGCAGTATATCTTGAAAATGAATGGCCAGAGTTTCATGTAAATTATTGTGAAGCAGGAACCGGGTTTGGCTTAATGCCACCATAAACCATTCAGTGAAGAAACCTTTTGAACCTTTTTCGAGCCAAAGACACCTATATTACAGTGGATACATAGTGTACGTTCCAGTTAGGGAGAGTGGACTGCTGACTTTCCTCACATGCCCTGTTGTTTAACCTACCACAACACATCGCATGACTGTTTGCTGCATTAGAGAGGGCATCCTGTGACctcatacaaaacacacatgcacaaacacaatatgCTTCTCCAACTGAGCCACGTCTGATGGTAGAGGTCATTCTCTCACACTACAGTTTACATCCCATGACCTGCACTGACTAACCAAAGACTTGACTTACTTTGGACTGCTCTCTGTTTGTAGTGTTCTTCTTTCACTATATCCCATTCATTGCCACCATCCAGTCTTGATTTATAAACATGGCAGCTTAGGTGGCAACAAGTCTGAAACTAAAGTGCAATCTCTCTGAACGCAGTTTGGCCCTTTAACTACACTGTGAGTGTGCTCTGAGTGTGAATGAAGCTGTTGAAATCTGGTGTTGTGAATGGGTGCCGACTCCTGTGGAGAGTTGGCTGAACAGCTTGTTGCAgtataaacacatttctgtcatcCAGATTTTACACCTGcaacacagctgctgtgagAGTGTAAGCAGCATTTACTTCTGTCACAACATATCAGATATTGTATGTAATCCTTTCCCCTGACTCCTCAGTGTAGTGTCAGCACACAGGATCTGTTGTCCTATTTTTCTCAAGACAGAGTTTGAGTGATGTTGCTGCCACTGTGTGGagtttctgtttattacatCTCAGACTTTCATAAGCACTGCTCAGCAGAAACGTGTCATGGGAGTGGTGTCCTTCCAGATGGTCATCAAGTAATATACTGTCAGAAGTGAAAGAATACATTCAGACATGAGCGCATAACAAATCACAGTCAAAACATGGAAATCACCTCCTCCCAAAAAAACCTTCAGTTGTCACCTTAAAGTTATGAGAGATACACTGATATAACCTACAGTCATACTGTTGTGCTGATccatgtgaacattaaaatgaaaacttttttttcttattttcctgCTAGAGTTTACTTTTTTTGAATTTATGTCTGAGTTCATCTATAACATCAAGTACATTAGTAGAATTAAGAAACACCTAATTCCCGAAATGAAGACTCTTTCACGGTTAACAGAAGTTGGCAATAGAGACAGCTGATGGAGATGAAGATATCAGATATTATCTGCTTCAAATCaccagattattatttttttgagaGCGATGACATCTTAACCACTAGTACACTAGTAtcttttgtaattaaaaatgtatcattagTTATTAATTTACTATTTAAATTACTTTAGCCATTCTTTTTTGTTAATCATAATTAATCCACCATGCAGCACAAATCCATTGTAactttcctcctccttgtctttgTTCTCACTGTCTTCTCCTGTAGGTGATCACCTGTTTTGGCCTCTCTGTGCTGTCATGCCGCTATGTGGGCTTTGCCGTGGTGGCCCTGTTGGTGGAGATAAACTCTGTGTTCCTCCACCTCAGGCAGATCTTGCGTATGGCCAACATTGCTACAGGTACGCTGTACCGGGTCAACAGCATGATCAACCTGGGCACATACGTGGTGTTCCGCATCAACACACTGGCCTGGATGACCCGCTGGCTGGTGCTCAACAGGGACAAAGTGCCCCTCCTAGCTTACACGTTGGGCAGCGTGGGTATGGCCATCATGACAGCCATGAATATCGTCCTCTTTTATCGGCTGCTCAGGAGCGACTTTTTGAAGAGCAGCACCCGGGAGAccaagaaagagaaggagatgtAGAGGAAAGGGGAGGAAGAGACACATGAAGGATTAGattcataaacacactcatTGCTGTACATTAACACTCTGTGGCTGAGATTTGGCACCGTTTTGCCTGTGTGTAAGTATACTCATAGCTGGGAGACGGAGGGATCTTTCTATCTCTTATACTGTACAGGTACGTCCACGCAAGGTGTAATCGCTGGGCCTAATTCCAAACACAGATCACACAGAGCCATTGTGCTGAAAGCTACATTTGCCTATCAGTTGTAGTTTTGACAATTTTGTCTTCAGTTCTTCTGTGTTCCAGTCATCCTTAACTGCCATGAGTGGCTCACTAATGGTAGATGGAGGATTCTTCATATGAACAATATAAGGCCTTGTAAAACAACACCCAAAGCCTTATTGTCCCACAGGGTGTTTCAGCTAAATCTTTTCTAAAATGTAGCTTATGGTAAATGAATACGCACTGTTTGTAAAACAAACCCTCCAACACccatgtatacatgtatacactatattgtatataatataCATCTATGCTGTTGTGggttatttaaaaataaaaaaaagtttatttaccACTGAGTAAAAAATAAGTAAACCCTTCTTTTGTGTAACACTAATACTAAAGAGGTGActatgtctcttttttttttccaccaaatgTCCTCAACTAGAAACCGCCTGCTACCTCAGAAAGCTTGTAACACTTTTTTAGCCTCTTTATAAAACAAGCTTTACTGTCAGTGTTTGGCAGGTTGTTTGTTattagagaagaaaaacattagGAAAAACGTCAGAAGAAGAACAATTTTGTCTATAGAATAAGGAAATCCAGCAAATACCAATCCTCTCTTGAGGAAAGAAGAGGGTACTCAGATGATgaataaatactaaatacttTGAAGTggcatttaaatgaaacaaagcagATTTTACTTTGTTGACACAATGCTAATCTGCATGATATTTAACAGCTTAACAATCGCAGCCGCTTTATGCTCTGTCAAATCATATTAAAACATCTTGGGAAAAGCATTATACAGAATAACCCTGAATTATTAAAACCCTGAAAATTAAAACAGCCTGCGCCCCTCAGATCTGATTGCCTGTCCACCAACCAAGATGTTTCATTAGTAGATCTTGGCGGGACAAAACTAGATCGTGTAGATTATGATTTGATTGGCACATGGATAAATTACAATGGTAAAAGGGAGAAAGGATGCCACCTGAACTCCCAGCAGCCATCACCAATGACATCAGTGTCCGTCACTGGTCTTTGTCAGAGGTTGTCTTGACAGCTCACACTGGCTGCTGCTTTCGTGAGTAGAATTGaaatctgtaaaatgacaggaaacaaaacaagccaaATCACAGTAGATAGTGCCGTCTTACCACCTGAAATTAATATCTCCATGATTTGTATGCATCTTTATAGTGTCCCATGATTGTGTACATGCTGCAGAAGGAGCTTTCAGACAGGCAGGAATTGTTATTCTTCATTTGGCCTATGGAGGACAGCAAACTCCTTAACATCACCTCAGTGACCTCGACCCAGCCAAGACCACCAGAGATGTCTTTATTTTGTAACGTCTTTGTAGATCTGtgtcattttgactttttaattagACGTTGTCAATTGTTATTCACGTGGCTGCTACACAGCTGCCTACTCTTCCAATTCGCATCATAACATCACAGTCCTTTCATGGCCTGCCATGCCATTCATATTGTGtgttaatgcttttttttttgtgtatattCATTGTCTGACGGGTTAAATTGTGtatatttgtaatttatttgtACTTAAAATAAGGTGTGGATTAAAGATGGAATGAACACAGTGTTCAGTGAATTCCCCTGTTGTGAAAAACCTTTGATTATAGTGAAGTTGATTGTGTAAGTCATGTTGTTGTGGGGCATTTTGCCACCCAGTGTCTGAACTTGAAACTGTTGAGGCTGACGCCCTAAAACCAACAATATAACAAACACAGCTCTATGTTCAGTGACACTGCAACAGACTTATTTGTAGTTCAAAAGAAAATTAGACCCAAATTTTATATTTAGAATCAGCTGTAAACACTGAGATGGCAGTCTATTAGGAGCACCTAGCtaaatcctaccttcatgaaggttataatgttcagtttgtattgAAATTGTTTAAGAGAGGGGCTGATTCCACTTGATCATAATTttggaggatgatgatgatattaatgagtataggctaaataacagaaacctCTCTGAATAATGCAATAAAACAGTAGCTCAAACATCTTCCAAAATTATCACATTTGAATCAACATCTCTTTAatgctattaaaaaaaactgaacattataagtGTCATGAAGGTAGGTACAGCTGAACtgctgtattagactgcattagtttcagcTAGGTGTAGCTAATAAACAGCCAGATGGCTGTATTTGTATTCGACAAATTTATCCCTATCCACGTTTAAATCAAGACATCACTGCACTAAACAAACAGCACTGTTTGGGAGGAGGGCAGTAGATTTTGAAATGCTGTTGCTGATTTCCAGTTACTTTTTTTAAAGATCAAGAGTATCTCccttttgagtttttattgtgaatttagatttgcatttttttttcaattcttaAAATTTTTAGGGCAGCTTTGTGGTTGTAGTGAAGACAACTGAAGTTCTTTCTAACAAACAAGCTtatgtttgtgaatgttttgtatGAGGCTGTAATGTTATTGGGATTATACATGTATGATACCAGATTTGTTCGTTTATGTTGCTCTGTGCTTTTAGGAATTGTGATCAAGCATAGCGGCCAAGTCAAGATGCTTCCTCATATGAATGTTGTAATGACGATGATGGACCTTTGTCCAAAAACATGCTACTGTACTGCTCCCTTCACTCTAATTCCCAGTCTTTTCGCTACCTGTATGGCTCGGATCACAAAACCTGAGTGTCCAAAGGCCACAGGATGATGTTATGGCTTTATACGTTTGTGGGTAATGGACACAAGGAAAATAATGTCAAGATGTAATTGCAGAGAAAGTGGCAGCACTTATGAACTCGTATTGCCATATAGCCTCATACTCCTCATCAtacatgatgaatatgatggTTGACTGCATTAGTcttcataatttttttattagttcCATTACCAGAGAATAAGAAAAGCACCATTTCTTTATCACAACCAACAAGTAAGACCagttttatttccttgtttgtttatttatagacTTCTCTTTGTCTGGTGACTGGTGAAATATTGAACATTGTTAACGGTTCAAAAATTGAAATTCCTAACACAAGTATTGACACTCTGCAGATTGTCAATGACTGATAAACCCTGCATGAAGGGGAAAAACCTGGAATAGTGAAACAACCAACACTAACTGAGgttctgaaaacaaaatcatctgCTGTCTCAGAGCATCAAACTGTCATGTTTCacagaattttgtttttaagtgtaaatataacaattttattttttcatgttttggcAGAGATTGTTTTGTAATTAAACCTAccatttatatgtttatataataacaatatttgTTTAACGTGAAAATAAAGATCAAGGAAATTGATGTAGTGTTTTCCTTTTACTGACTATCGCTACCCGGCTCCTAGACCATGACAAAAAGAGTGAAATGTACACAGCTGTAATTGGAAGGACAAACAAATCACATGTCTTTACATAAATGGGAACCAAATACgttaattaaatgtatataaTGATCTATAAGTGGATCAGTGTGGTGTAATATAATGAGATGTAcaactaaaccaaaccaaacaaaagaagccaTGAGGTGTAATGAGGAGATCCAGCgatggggtgagagagagaaaatgtggacAGCTAATCCTAAATGCATTCTTGATAAACTGGCCAGGTAAACCCAGTTGCACTTATGTATACTCCACCTACCAGGATTTGAAgggagacacaaaacacaaacagcagccaagGTCAAGACACACCCTACAGGTCATGGCAGAGTCAGAGGgatgtcacatgacacagaTTTATGCTGTTACTCGCGTGGTAACTGAATTAATCAAGTGTAGAATATTCACTTAATGTCTAATTACAGCAACACCTACAAATGCTGCATAGCAGTAATGAAATAAGTATTCAGACTCTTTACTGCAATAGCGCAGTGTGAAAGTACTCCATTACAAGTGACATtacaagtcctgcattcaaaatatgattaaTGAATGTACATATGTATTACCAGTAACATGagagtatcaaaagtaaaagtgctgATTACAAAGGTTGAATGCCCCCTGTtagttatattattatgtattataataTTGCATTGACACAGATGCATTAACATtactgcattttaatgttgtatctGGTTCTAGACTATAGGGGCTATAAGTTAAACTTTTTTACACAGCCTACTGTTGGGTtgttcagtttataaaatgtcattgtattttataagctcattgtatgttttgtatatTAATGTAAAAAGAGTCTTTGAAATGTTGTGAACAGTactacagtaaatgtactttatgttCTACCATccctaaaaagtgttttgtattttgagcAGAAAGGCAGCCGAGTACAAAGTTTGTATTTTGGCAGTTCTGTGTATTGTATGCGCATTAAACAGTGTTGGTAGATGGGATGGGAGCATTGTAATTTCCTTGATGTTATGGATGAAAACCTGAACCTTGAACTCATCACTTCTTTTGATAGATCCTTATCTATACTTCACCTGCGGATTTGCCCCACCCCCTTCCTTGTGCATTAAATAACAACAGAACTCCAGGTCCGCGGCCCgcaggttgagaaccactgcagCAGCCTCGGCCTGTCTCTGTCCAAGGTACTGAAATCCgaccaatcaaatcactttGTATGGAGTCCCAAAATAAACAACTTGATTGGTTTGTAgcaatttgtattttaaaaagattaGTTTTCTCAtcacattatgttttgtttgagtgtgtgtgttgttttttttttttgttgtttttttttaatagttttacaGTGAGCCATTAGGGtattgtgttttcctttgtaCTCCCACGAGGTCTGTATCGATCCTGTTCAGACTCTACGTACAGCCGTTACGGGTTTGTCCCTCCAATCAGCTCTCGTGCTGACTCTGTCGTACGATGTTCTCGCGTGTTCTGGTCACGATGGCTTGTTTTCAGCACTTCCCAGCTCAGCCGTCCACAGCAGCTTGATGTTTCAGTCGTTGGGCGAGGAAGAAAGGTGTGCGTGTTGAAAATGAACTGCGCAGTTCTTCCACGGGCTTTCACACCGACCAATTTGAAAACGTCCTCTTCCTAACGATGCCTGACGCAGACGTTGCAGCAGCGAGGAGCGGTTTTGCTCGGGGACAGCGGTGCCATGCATCGTGGTGGTTTTGCATTTTTACGCAGCTAtccagcctcttcctcctctaatCAAACGGCGTCACATGCAGCCAAAAAGCACTTCAACGCTTCAGATAAAATGTCTTTGGGCGAATGCCGCAGCGTACAGCATTTGGAGCAGCGCTGGAGGCCAGCATGCCCGGATCGGaggacgtttttataacatttgcAAATCGTATTTCTTAAATTTTGGTACTTAACATCAATTTAAAGGTAAGCAGAGACACTTGTATCGACTTATGACCTAATGTAAAGGCTTAGTTATCGATTTAGCTGCATCCTGGCAGGAGCTGCATggtttctcctgtttttgttgatttctcTGATCATCAATACCTTATTTATAGCTCCCACATGACCTCAATACTTAACTTgcacttccctctctctgtagcTGACAGAAGCAGTGTTCACAGTATGAGAAAGTGACGTTAAGCAGCTGGAGTTCAAGCTTATAAGTTATATGTTATAGTGTCATATGAAGTTAATCGAGGTAGTTTCTTAAAAACAGAGCGGATTGTACTGGTGGagtaaataaaaagtataatttCCATCCTTCTgatcccctccctctgtctcttcagaCTCGGCCATGGGTGATGAGAGCAGCCTGTCTCGGCAGGTAGAGAGTGTGGAGAGGAGCATGGTGTTTCTCAGGCAGGAGCACCTCACTTTGCTCCATGGTCTCCACCTGGAGATCCTCTCCCTGCAGAAACGATGCACAGGTGAAGGACATACTGCTGCTATTGTTACCAtgtgtctgtacatgtgtgtgtgaaagagagactAGAAACTTTTATGTGACCCCTGAATAATTTATCAATGCTTAGCAGATAAGCTGTGAGCGTATATATACTCATTTGTTGCCAGTTAAGAGCTCTAGTCTAGGGGTTTTCATTATCGatgactgattaattgattattggTTTAGTCTATATGTTAAAAAGAATATACTTCCCGTCACATGTGAGTCCAAAGTAATGTTTTCAAACTGCTTTTGTCCAAGTAAGACTcaaaaccaaagatattcaattcaCAATCATTTATaggaaagcagcaaatcctcgcacattttgcttgaaaaattactaaaGGATTCATCAATTATCAGAATATACGTGGCAATAAATTCTCTGTTGgtaattgactaatcatttcagctctaatgaGTTCACATTTAGTGATTCCTTTGGCTGATCCCCTTCTAgtattaatttttctttttagcttcTTTAGTTCTTTATTAATCAGCAAGGACAGCTCTCATTGACCCCTTACGCTTAGAGAGGAGATTTATTAAGATTTTAAATTACAGGCTTGATGGATTATTGGAAAAAAGACAGTTCCACAACCTTTTCTGATgagagttttttatttttataataatccGTCCGGCCTGAAACCAGATATTCTTAGGATTCTTTCTTTTATGAagcttgtttttaaagatttgacctcctttttttttaacaatatatatatatatatatattttttttttttggtagggAGGCATGCTGCTTTTATAAATCTATGTTTAGTTACaatctgcagtgctgctgttgcCTTTTTCATCTGAAACAGATCCCATGTGCATGCAGTCCTCATTGTTCATCTAGTGTGCGTCTGCTCCATCAGTCAATGCCAGACAATGACTTCATGGTGATGTCACGCTACAATTCCTGTAGattgcatcatttcctgtttgggGGCCTAATGGATATGTCATCCATATAATCAAGCAAGCAAGTGCAtatggccacacacacactcacacacacacacacacacacacacacacacacacacacacacacacacactattactACACACTATTACctattatttaatttgattaattctCTGGAGGCTTTCCTTATCCTTAACTATTGCAGCTACATGCCTAAAGCCAACACTCTGAACTTATGCTGCATACACAGTATAGGAAGAATGagaagaacaggaaaaacaccCATTATTCTGACTCGGGGGTGTTCACACATTACTCCAAGGTAGTTAGCCCTAGTGCTGAAACCAGATAAACAGCCTAAATCCGCTAGTTTCATTGTTATTTGTAGCAGTTTGTTACCATGTGAAACCCAATATAAACCAACGGTGTCTAGCTTACATAAAATGAGCTGAATGGATTGCATCAGTGTTAGTGTTGGATTTTCTTTTGATGTAACTGCCTGCAGCGGCGCATTTTCAGCCCTTCTGCCAACATTTTGTTGACATGTCTGTAGTTCTTTTCATCAAGTTGTAGATACCGTCTCTGTCAGAAATTCCTGATATCTCCAAGTTGGAAGCTGACATGAACAATTTTTTCCACTCAGCTGCTTGTAATTACGGTTTAAACAATGTTACATGAATGTAACGTTAAACCTGTTCATAAATTTACCCTATAAAGCCAAGTCCTGAAATGAATAGTCTTTGAATGGGAGGGAGTTCCCTTATGCTCCTTtataaacagatttttgtgtCCACAAAGTGAATACAAGTGTATACTTAATAATTACACACGGAGCAGActaacacacaaaatacacatcatttattgtcacacacacaatagatcCTCAGAAAGATCCATACAAACATATCTATAATGGTTTGGTTAAGCCATAGATCCCATAGCTTTAGTAATCCATATGAAGGGGATTGTGGTTAAACACATACAGAAGGGGAGTGTGAGGGGGAgggttacgtgtgtgtgtgtgtgtgtgtgtgtgtgtgtgtgtgtgtgtgtgtgtgagagagagtgtgtgagcaaGACAGAAAGATGGCTCAGAGCCAATGTGACCAGTTGTGTTGAAAACAACCCCCTCCATCAATTTAGCTCTGCTGCACAGTCACATCTGGCCagcaaagctgtgtgtgtgttgtatgttgagaaacagactgaaagaaAGAGACTAACACCccaatagagagagagagtgtgtctctctgtatttcTAACTGTTTgctccacctgctcctctccctctgtctccacgGGGTCTCCCAGTGTGAATGTGGAGGGAAGCCAACTTGGTGCTTTTACAgattgttgatatttttttgtccacACGGAGTCCAGCAAAACGAGACAATGTGTAGCTAAACCTTCCGAAAGACAATAGTTTCctttataaaaatgatttaatcaataatgaagtCTCCAGAGAGATTCACTGCAGTTTCTCAGAGGTAACAAACTTATTCCTTCCTCAAACctcataaacacaaataaatcttcttcctgcagcagctggagtcATGAATCTGctcagcagtgtgtgtctgcccaTAACACAGTCTTTCATGTTCACATTCCTCAGAGGTTTCTGTGGGATTGCATAAGCAGGGACCTTATTAGGCCACATTCACTAAAATACTCAAGACCATCTACTCTTTCTGCTGGGCACCTTTAAAGCTCCTTATGATGCGTTTATGCCAGAATCAAAAGTCTGTTATTTAAGCCAAAGTAAGATCAATTGGCCACTACACACATTCCTGAATTTCCAGTATGCaaaggaaatggaaagagaaaattGCAAGCTCTCaaaaactcatttttttttgtctgtatagatatccttttttttgttgttttgttttgtttttggtttttttgtcaACCTTGAAGTTTGAAACAGTTTTTGAGAATCAACTCACTGGGACAGCCACAACAAAAATATAtctattaatacatttaaagatAATCAAATTGCAGTTGATTATATTCCCTCCTGTACATATCCACAATACACTCCCTGATATCCTGTAGTTAAAGTTTGCGAGGTGATACTTTGTGAGGGATAACATGTATAACTAACTCagttttttgattgtttttggtggagaaataaaaatgaagtgatgacgaGTCTGGAGAATGGCTGTGAGGCTAGATGCTGGTAGGCTAATGCCATG
The Seriola aureovittata isolate HTS-2021-v1 ecotype China chromosome 4, ASM2101889v1, whole genome shotgun sequence genome window above contains:
- the tlcd2 gene encoding TLC domain-containing protein 2, with product MELSSVILTTGSSVGFFRLVNAGVTKLPMPESACRNAWKWRNISTSCVHSLITAIWAVLCFFLHPQMAEDLIETHSVFSHALVSFSIGYFIYDFFDMVLNQKLSQSWELLFHHIVVITCFGLSVLSCRYVGFAVVALLVEINSVFLHLRQILRMANIATGTLYRVNSMINLGTYVVFRINTLAWMTRWLVLNRDKVPLLAYTLGSVGMAIMTAMNIVLFYRLLRSDFLKSSTRETKKEKEM